One genomic window of Anaplasma centrale str. Israel includes the following:
- a CDS encoding pyruvate dehydrogenase complex dihydrolipoamide acetyltransferase has translation MPVRVLMPALSPTMKSGIVAKWHKKEGDPVKPGDVIADIETDKAVMEFEYVDEPGVLHKILTQEGTRDVPVNQVIAVVRVGDEDIGSVDEALCEVGHSATAKGPTAAQEKPATAAPASPCAASTEKAAQPQLKHQQPKMGVAYPIPDFVEERKIKATPLAKKLAARLSVDITKISGTGPYGRVVKADILDATSAGSFPSTTDAAGDVVEVSSMRRVIADRLLESKLTVPHFYLAVDCMVGELLKLRAEINGSCADRGTRITVNDFVLKAAALAMREFPEINSSWEGDRIRYHRDVNISFAVSIDGGLITPVVKNVDVKPLSEISDTTKSLTTRAKERKLQPSEFQGGGFTVSNLGMFGVREFYAIINPPQSCIMAVGQSEKRAVVVDGCVVPADVMTVTLSVDHRVVDGVLAAKFLNRFKFYIENPLLMLV, from the coding sequence ATGCCAGTTAGAGTATTAATGCCAGCGCTCTCCCCAACAATGAAGAGCGGCATTGTGGCTAAGTGGCACAAAAAAGAGGGGGATCCGGTCAAGCCTGGCGATGTTATCGCAGATATAGAAACGGATAAGGCTGTGATGGAGTTCGAGTATGTGGATGAGCCCGGGGTTCTCCACAAAATCCTCACGCAGGAAGGCACAAGAGACGTGCCGGTCAATCAGGTTATAGCCGTAGTAAGAGTGGGCGACGAAGACATTGGGTCCGTTGATGAGGCACTGTGTGAAGTCGGGCACAGCGCAACCGCAAAGGGCCCAACAGCTGCGCAGGAAAAACCTGCAACAGCAGCACCGGCTAGCCCTTGTGCAGCTAGCACAGAAAAGGCTGCGCAGCCTCAACTCAAGCATCAACAACCAAAAATGGGGGTTGCGTACCCGATACCTGATTTTGTTGAGGAGCGTAAAATCAAGGCAACACCACTGGCTAAGAAACTCGCTGCTAGGCTGTCAGTGGACATTACCAAAATCTCGGGCACCGGGCCGTATGGTAGGGTAGTCAAGGCTGACATTTTAGATGCAACATCGGCAGGCAGCTTTCCCAGCACAACAGATGCAGCGGGTGACGTTGTGGAGGTCAGCAGCATGCGCAGGGTAATAGCTGACCGGCTACTGGAGTCAAAGTTGACGGTACCGCATTTTTACCTCGCAGTGGACTGCATGGTGGGAGAACTCTTGAAGCTTAGGGCTGAAATTAACGGCAGTTGCGCCGATCGCGGCACTAGGATCACGGTTAACGATTTTGTGCTAAAGGCAGCAGCACTGGCAATGCGGGAATTCCCAGAAATCAATTCTTCGTGGGAGGGTGACAGGATAAGGTACCATAGAGACGTCAACATATCGTTCGCAGTCTCAATAGACGGAGGGCTAATCACTCCCGTTGTTAAAAACGTTGACGTGAAGCCCCTATCAGAGATATCCGACACCACAAAGAGCCTAACCACCAGGGCTAAAGAGAGGAAGTTGCAGCCTAGCGAATTCCAGGGGGGTGGGTTCACCGTATCCAATTTGGGAATGTTTGGAGTACGCGAGTTCTACGCAATCATAAATCCCCCTCAGTCTTGCATAATGGCTGTAGGGCAATCCGAAAAGCGTGCGGTCGTTGTGGATGGCTGCGTTGTGCCCGCTGACGTTATGACGGTCACGCTTTCAGTGGACCACAGGGTAGTGGATGGGGTGTTGGCAGCGAAGTTTTTAAACAGATTCAAGTTTTACATCGAGAACCCGTTGCTGATGTTGGTGTAG
- the hemA gene encoding 5-aminolevulinate synthase gives MMDYEKVFLEKIQAIKEEGRYREFTGFRRIPGKFPYAIECQTEKVITLWCSNDYLGMSQNEHVLSAARDVSVNVGAGGTRNISGTTKEVIELERSLADLHNKPAALAFVCGYVANQTSISTILSMIPDIVVFSDAKNHSSMIEGIRASNRERHIFRHNDVEHLESLLEASGPGPKIILFESLYSMDGDIAPIREICDLADKYNAITYLDEVHAVGMYGARGGGISEREGLVDRISVIQGTLSKAFGVMGGYIAASKGLVDVVRSFAPGFIFTTAISPLIAASARASVEHLKVSNVERERHRQVVQKVKDAMLGAGIEFVMTETHIIPIIIGDAEICRKISGALLHDHGIYIQSINYPTVPHGTERLRITPTPFHTDDMIEGLVEGLLQVLHRFSVPLVRSCV, from the coding sequence ATGATGGATTACGAGAAAGTATTTCTTGAGAAGATACAAGCTATCAAGGAAGAAGGTAGATACAGGGAGTTTACCGGGTTTCGTCGCATTCCAGGAAAGTTCCCATATGCCATTGAATGCCAAACAGAGAAAGTTATCACGCTCTGGTGCAGCAATGACTATTTAGGTATGAGTCAAAACGAACATGTGCTCTCCGCTGCGCGTGATGTGAGTGTCAATGTTGGGGCTGGGGGGACCAGAAACATTTCTGGCACTACCAAAGAAGTCATAGAACTAGAACGCTCTCTGGCGGATCTGCACAACAAGCCTGCAGCTCTCGCATTTGTTTGTGGATATGTTGCCAACCAGACTAGCATCAGCACAATTTTGTCGATGATTCCAGACATAGTCGTGTTTTCCGATGCGAAAAATCACTCATCCATGATTGAGGGTATTCGCGCAAGCAACAGGGAGAGACACATCTTCAGACACAATGATGTAGAGCACCTTGAAAGCCTGTTAGAGGCATCTGGCCCGGGCCCTAAAATTATATTATTTGAGTCGCTATATTCCATGGATGGGGACATTGCCCCGATCCGGGAGATTTGTGACCTGGCTGATAAGTACAATGCAATCACATATTTGGATGAAGTGCATGCAGTTGGCATGTACGGGGCCCGCGGTGGCGGAATATCAGAACGTGAAGGGTTGGTTGATAGGATCTCAGTAATTCAAGGCACGTTGTCCAAGGCTTTTGGAGTCATGGGTGGGTACATAGCGGCCTCAAAGGGGTTGGTGGACGTAGTGAGGAGTTTTGCGCCGGGCTTTATCTTCACGACTGCGATTTCCCCATTGATTGCCGCGTCTGCTAGGGCCAGTGTTGAGCACCTGAAGGTGAGTAACGTGGAACGAGAAAGGCATAGACAAGTTGTGCAGAAAGTCAAGGATGCAATGCTGGGTGCGGGCATAGAGTTTGTCATGACTGAGACTCACATAATACCGATCATAATTGGTGATGCAGAAATCTGCAGAAAAATCTCTGGGGCACTGCTGCACGATCACGGAATCTACATTCAGTCAATCAACTACCCAACTGTTCCGCATGGTACGGAGAGGCTCAGGATCACTCCCACGCCGTTTCACACAGATGACATGATAGAGGGTTTGGTTGAGGGACTGTTGCAGGTGCTGCACAGGTTTTCTGTCCCGCTAGTAAGGAGTTGTGTGTGA
- the glnA gene encoding type I glutamate--ammonia ligase — translation MFSRAEDLMDYVAKNAIKFIDWRFTDLLGRWHHTTYSVSALDAAVFSYGIAFDGSSIPGWQPVGESDMLLVPDVSTAFVEPFSPHPSLAVICNVVSPHGHCDYMLDPRYTARKAHEYMLASKIADKCFFGPELEFFVFDHVRFGTDPCHTYFKLACQEGGGFGNRELYSSDRGYKIRAKDGYCRLAPVDSLQDMRSEMLVMLSEVGVTPLLHYHEVAVSQCEIGFKYAELVTSADSVQKCKYVLRNVAHSYGKSVTFMPKPVHGDNGSGMHCHQSLWKGGDNMFSGNNSGLSELCLYYIGGIIRHGRALSAFANPSTNSYKRLLPGFEAPTWLVYSHENRSAAVRIPCAPSSGNSAAVRIEVRFPDPLANPYLCFAAQLMAGLDGIKHKMHPLEVGSKCLYSMDESETRDFLPVPASLDEAIESLDKDRDFLLEGGVFTNEQVESYIQLKKLETNSLRSYPHPVEFSNYYSL, via the coding sequence GTGTTTTCACGTGCGGAAGACTTGATGGACTACGTCGCAAAAAATGCGATCAAATTCATAGATTGGCGGTTTACCGATCTTCTCGGAAGGTGGCACCACACAACATATAGCGTTTCCGCCCTGGACGCTGCGGTTTTTTCTTACGGTATCGCATTTGATGGCTCCTCCATCCCGGGATGGCAGCCTGTAGGAGAATCTGACATGTTGTTGGTTCCAGACGTGAGCACCGCGTTTGTTGAGCCATTTTCTCCCCATCCGTCCTTGGCGGTTATTTGTAACGTTGTGAGTCCACACGGGCACTGCGACTATATGCTTGACCCTCGCTACACTGCACGTAAAGCGCATGAGTATATGCTGGCGTCCAAAATCGCAGACAAGTGCTTTTTCGGTCCCGAGTTGGAGTTTTTCGTGTTCGACCATGTGCGCTTTGGCACAGACCCCTGTCACACATACTTTAAGTTAGCTTGCCAAGAAGGCGGGGGATTTGGCAACAGGGAGCTATACTCCTCAGACCGCGGGTACAAGATACGTGCCAAAGATGGGTACTGCAGGCTGGCCCCGGTTGATTCCCTACAAGATATGCGCTCGGAAATGCTTGTCATGTTGTCTGAAGTTGGGGTAACACCGTTGCTTCACTACCACGAAGTCGCGGTATCGCAGTGTGAAATTGGGTTCAAGTACGCGGAGCTCGTTACGAGCGCAGACAGCGTACAAAAGTGTAAGTACGTGCTTCGCAACGTTGCACATTCCTATGGCAAGAGTGTGACTTTCATGCCAAAGCCCGTGCATGGAGACAACGGTAGTGGGATGCACTGCCACCAGTCCTTGTGGAAGGGTGGAGACAACATGTTCTCTGGCAATAACTCAGGGCTATCCGAGTTGTGTTTGTACTACATAGGTGGCATAATAAGGCATGGTAGGGCGTTGAGCGCGTTTGCAAATCCATCGACTAACAGCTACAAGCGGCTGCTGCCGGGCTTTGAGGCTCCTACGTGGCTTGTGTATTCTCACGAGAATAGGTCTGCGGCTGTGCGCATACCGTGCGCACCTAGTAGTGGCAATTCTGCAGCTGTGAGGATAGAAGTTAGGTTCCCAGACCCTCTTGCAAACCCGTATTTGTGTTTTGCAGCACAGTTAATGGCGGGGTTGGACGGAATTAAACACAAGATGCATCCTCTGGAGGTTGGTAGCAAGTGTTTGTACAGTATGGACGAGTCGGAGACACGTGATTTTCTACCGGTACCCGCTTCTTTGGATGAGGCAATAGAATCTTTGGATAAGGACAGGGACTTTCTGCTAGAAGGCGGGGTTTTCACTAATGAGCAAGTAGAGTCTTACATCCAACTCAAGAAATTGGAGACTAACAGTTTGAGGTCATATCCA
- a CDS encoding class I fructose-bisphosphate aldolase encodes MSLSEQVRHILSCYDGENPGVLTNLARMLLHGRLANTGRLLILPVDQGLEHGPVRSFGANPDAYDPHYHFRLAMNCGFSAYAAPLGMLECGACAHAGMVPLILKLNSSTALSPKGSPPNQTVTASVKDALRLGCVAVGLTIYPGSESFLSMVGEARELIREAKSCGLAVVVWSYPRGGDLSKKGETAIDVVSYAAHIAASIGAHIIKVKLPTNHIERDSAECDISSLAQRVAYVKRACFAGRRMVVFSGGSTKSDDELLKEVEAVRAGGGDGSIIGRNSFQRPEKDAASLMRSIAEIYS; translated from the coding sequence ATGAGTCTTAGCGAGCAGGTCAGACATATCCTCAGTTGTTATGATGGCGAGAACCCTGGAGTTCTTACAAATCTTGCTAGGATGTTGCTGCATGGAAGGCTCGCAAATACTGGTAGGTTGCTCATACTACCCGTGGATCAGGGGCTTGAGCATGGCCCTGTTAGGAGTTTTGGGGCCAACCCTGATGCGTATGATCCGCATTATCACTTCAGGCTCGCCATGAACTGCGGATTTAGTGCATATGCAGCTCCCTTGGGAATGCTGGAGTGCGGGGCCTGCGCACACGCGGGTATGGTCCCCCTAATACTTAAGCTCAACAGTTCCACTGCACTGTCCCCCAAGGGGTCCCCACCTAATCAGACGGTTACAGCCTCAGTAAAGGACGCACTGCGCCTGGGGTGTGTCGCCGTAGGGCTTACCATTTATCCGGGATCGGAGTCGTTTTTGTCTATGGTGGGTGAAGCCAGGGAATTGATTAGAGAAGCTAAATCCTGCGGGCTTGCAGTAGTGGTATGGTCGTACCCACGTGGTGGGGACTTATCTAAGAAGGGCGAGACCGCCATAGACGTCGTGTCGTACGCTGCGCACATAGCCGCATCCATAGGGGCACACATAATAAAGGTGAAGCTACCAACAAACCATATTGAGCGTGATAGCGCAGAGTGTGATATTTCATCGCTCGCGCAGAGGGTTGCTTATGTCAAGAGAGCTTGCTTCGCCGGTAGGAGAATGGTAGTATTCTCGGGTGGCAGCACAAAGAGCGATGATGAGTTGCTGAAGGAGGTTGAGGCCGTGAGAGCCGGGGGTGGGGACGGCTCCATAATAGGCAGGAACTCTTTTCAAAGGCCAGAGAAAGATGCTGCGTCGTTGATGCGTAGCATTGCGGAGATTTACAGCTAG
- a CDS encoding YraN family protein, with translation MLCGTKSGNRAVKKVRNLAGYAGELVVLLLRKLRLHRILHHRYRSPLGEIDLIVQNGRELYFIEVKTSMTSRFREVPVTGKQRRSIVRTAQYFLSRHPQFYEHQISFEVYCISPRSGITRFVNAW, from the coding sequence GTGTTGTGCGGCACCAAAAGCGGGAACAGGGCAGTAAAAAAGGTGCGGAACTTGGCAGGCTACGCCGGAGAGCTGGTAGTCTTGCTGCTGCGCAAACTCCGGCTTCATAGGATATTGCATCACAGGTACCGGTCCCCCCTGGGGGAAATTGATCTCATAGTGCAAAACGGGCGGGAGCTTTATTTCATTGAAGTGAAAACCAGCATGACCTCACGCTTTCGTGAGGTACCAGTTACGGGAAAGCAGCGCCGATCCATCGTCAGGACGGCGCAATATTTTCTCTCGCGCCATCCGCAATTTTATGAACACCAAATTAGCTTCGAGGTATATTGTATCTCCCCCAGAAGCGGCATCACTCGCTTCGTGAACGCGTGGTAG
- the tyrS gene encoding tyrosine--tRNA ligase: MEYKSEFLRVLQTRGYLHQCTEAAALDELMALRPITAYIGFDCTARSLHIGSLMQIMVMRYLQKFGHKVVVLLGGGTTKIGDPSGKDKARAMLSEAEIAANKAGILATIEKFLHRDNGVIVVDNAEWLGEVRYLEFLREIGSKFSVNAMLGLDSVRSRLDRDQSLSFLEFSYVLLQSYDFVELHRRHKCVLQIGGADQWGNIVNGIDLGRKLGLPQLYGLTTHLLLTSTGEKMGKTAYGAVWLDAAMFDPGNYWQYFRNVPDVEVGRLLRLFTELPMNEIAELENLQGEAINEAKKVLATEATAICHGKSAALAAENAALQVFEHNDDVGLPNFPLHKSLIAQGISVAKLLQLAGLEESISAGRRLIKGRGCKINGMVVEDADHALTQADFARNGGYITVFCGKKRRIKVVAQD; this comes from the coding sequence ATGGAATACAAGTCCGAGTTTTTGCGCGTTCTGCAAACCAGGGGGTACCTTCACCAATGCACCGAAGCTGCCGCACTTGATGAGCTCATGGCATTGCGGCCGATAACTGCGTACATAGGGTTCGACTGCACCGCGCGTAGTCTGCACATCGGAAGTCTAATGCAGATTATGGTAATGCGATACCTGCAAAAGTTCGGCCACAAAGTAGTTGTGCTTTTGGGGGGAGGCACCACCAAGATTGGTGACCCTTCTGGTAAGGACAAAGCCAGGGCGATGCTTTCCGAAGCGGAAATTGCGGCTAATAAGGCTGGGATCCTGGCTACGATAGAAAAATTTCTGCACCGGGATAATGGCGTTATCGTGGTGGACAACGCCGAATGGCTTGGCGAAGTGCGATACCTCGAGTTTTTGCGGGAGATTGGTAGCAAGTTTTCTGTCAATGCCATGTTGGGCCTGGATAGCGTGCGCAGCCGCCTAGACCGGGACCAGAGCCTCAGCTTCTTGGAATTTAGTTACGTTCTACTGCAATCATACGACTTTGTAGAACTGCATCGAAGGCACAAATGTGTGCTACAAATAGGTGGGGCTGACCAGTGGGGCAACATCGTAAATGGCATAGACCTAGGACGCAAGCTGGGGCTGCCGCAACTCTATGGTTTGACAACGCATCTCTTGCTCACAAGCACTGGGGAAAAGATGGGTAAAACTGCCTATGGGGCGGTGTGGCTCGACGCCGCAATGTTTGATCCCGGAAATTACTGGCAGTACTTTCGCAATGTTCCAGATGTGGAAGTTGGCCGCCTACTGCGGCTTTTTACTGAGCTGCCGATGAATGAAATTGCCGAGTTAGAAAACCTGCAAGGCGAAGCAATAAATGAGGCTAAAAAGGTTCTGGCCACTGAAGCTACCGCAATATGTCATGGTAAATCCGCTGCGCTTGCGGCTGAGAACGCGGCTCTACAGGTTTTTGAGCACAATGACGATGTGGGGTTGCCTAACTTCCCCCTGCACAAGAGCCTTATAGCTCAGGGTATATCAGTGGCCAAGCTCCTGCAACTGGCGGGACTGGAAGAGAGTATCAGTGCTGGAAGGAGGCTCATCAAGGGTAGGGGATGTAAAATCAATGGAATGGTAGTCGAAGATGCTGACCATGCGCTGACTCAGGCAGACTTTGCGCGCAACGGTGGCTACATAACTGTGTTCTGTGGCAAAAAACGACGCATAAAGGTGGTTGCGCAAGATTAG
- the mrdA gene encoding penicillin-binding protein 2: MKRILHNTWAALIGASQDRNVKKVYSRRIVLLAMLQTLAVSVLAFRAYHLQVRCGRKYRMLSDNNRTRKLLIPPIRGKILDRMGIELATCRPAYRVFCALQHVGDVDELLSALVQITKQSILEGAIERIKSKKFAAVMLYDDISWKQLSDIEFSIYKLPGIYISPFHKRHYPFGASCAHLIGYTKTWSGGESGKPSPERREGVTGVEYTYDDILKGTPGVVEHEIDARSRKVGEFLLLRCLPGNDVTLTVDASLQQAAFEIMGNNKGAVVVLDISSGDILALCSAPSYDNNLFINGLSRHTWESMNDGTELPFMNRAVALQTEPASTFKVVAALAALRSGAIDVDQQFLCSGSVLVGDRKFRCWNRSGHGLMNLEQAITCSCNCYFYNVGRLIDIDSIIDVAREFGFAEQCNTKLPGEAVGILPSKAWRAENLNSWRLGDTLNVTIGHGYLLATPIQLAVFIARMASGVKVLPRLCMDERPPAQFTALEADFSHMEFMRHAMFKVVNSPEGTAFKHFVRETLHKSVKVAGKTGTVQVFSAGGRRSNNGIFVGYAPYSSPKYAIAAFTESSGSSPAVGIARRVFGHMKARGLFAQQGDVAQVN; this comes from the coding sequence ATGAAGAGAATCCTGCATAACACGTGGGCGGCCCTAATAGGCGCGTCGCAAGACCGCAATGTAAAAAAGGTCTATAGCCGCAGGATTGTACTACTAGCGATGCTGCAGACATTGGCAGTTTCTGTACTAGCGTTCAGGGCATACCACCTTCAAGTGCGGTGCGGTAGGAAGTATAGGATGTTGTCTGATAACAATAGGACACGCAAACTACTAATTCCGCCTATTCGTGGCAAGATTCTTGATAGAATGGGAATAGAACTCGCAACATGCAGGCCGGCGTACAGGGTTTTCTGTGCACTCCAGCACGTGGGGGATGTTGACGAATTGCTCAGTGCGCTGGTGCAAATTACCAAGCAGTCGATACTAGAGGGGGCCATTGAGCGTATAAAATCCAAAAAGTTTGCAGCTGTCATGTTGTACGATGACATAAGCTGGAAGCAACTTTCTGATATTGAATTTAGCATATACAAATTACCGGGTATCTATATATCACCGTTTCATAAGCGGCACTACCCATTTGGCGCAAGCTGTGCTCACCTTATAGGGTATACCAAAACCTGGTCGGGTGGCGAAAGTGGCAAGCCTTCCCCGGAAAGACGTGAAGGAGTAACTGGGGTGGAATACACGTACGATGACATCCTCAAAGGTACTCCGGGAGTTGTGGAACACGAGATCGACGCTCGAAGCAGGAAGGTTGGGGAATTTTTGCTGCTGCGCTGCCTGCCTGGAAACGATGTCACCCTTACCGTGGACGCGTCGTTACAGCAGGCTGCATTTGAGATAATGGGAAATAACAAAGGTGCTGTTGTAGTGCTAGATATATCAAGTGGTGACATACTTGCTCTCTGCAGCGCCCCATCGTACGACAACAATCTTTTTATCAATGGATTGTCCCGTCACACTTGGGAATCAATGAACGATGGCACTGAACTTCCATTTATGAACCGTGCCGTTGCCCTGCAGACTGAACCTGCCTCTACTTTCAAGGTAGTTGCCGCATTGGCTGCCTTGCGTAGCGGAGCCATAGACGTGGACCAGCAGTTTTTGTGTTCAGGTAGTGTGCTGGTGGGGGATAGGAAATTCCGCTGTTGGAACAGGAGTGGGCACGGGTTGATGAATTTAGAGCAAGCCATTACATGCTCGTGTAACTGCTATTTCTACAATGTAGGGCGCCTTATCGATATAGATTCAATTATTGATGTTGCGCGAGAGTTTGGATTTGCGGAGCAGTGCAACACCAAGCTACCCGGGGAAGCTGTAGGAATATTACCGAGCAAAGCATGGCGCGCTGAAAATCTGAACAGCTGGAGGTTGGGAGATACCCTTAATGTCACAATCGGGCATGGCTATTTGCTGGCGACTCCAATACAGCTTGCCGTATTCATAGCAAGAATGGCAAGTGGGGTGAAAGTGTTGCCAAGATTGTGCATGGATGAGCGTCCTCCTGCTCAGTTTACTGCTTTGGAGGCAGATTTTTCTCATATGGAGTTCATGCGACATGCGATGTTCAAGGTGGTAAACTCCCCGGAAGGTACCGCATTTAAGCATTTTGTGCGTGAGACGCTACACAAGTCTGTGAAGGTCGCAGGAAAAACCGGTACTGTCCAAGTTTTTAGTGCTGGGGGGCGTCGCAGCAATAATGGCATATTCGTAGGGTATGCACCATATTCATCTCCCAAGTACGCAATAGCTGCGTTCACTGAGTCCAGTGGTTCCAGTCCTGCCGTTGGGATAGCGCGGCGAGTGTTTGGCCACATGAAAGCACGAGGCTTGTTTGCCCAACAAGGGGACGTAGCCCAGGTTAACTAG
- the secF gene encoding protein translocase subunit SecF: MVLRIIPDSINFDFVRHGKLALFASFVLLLSSVLIIVLKGVTLGTDFTGGVVADFRLNEGHTSVERVRAVLSDSGLSGLSVQGVGDDGQEFMVIFRGAIGPNGSDELQRIKSALNSMGAITYRRLDYVGAQVGGAQVVRGIVAVLCSLVGMFLYLCCRFRWQFAVGGVLALVHDVVITMGIVSATGIEFGLPATAGILMIIGYSVNDSVVIYDRIRELISGNGLCGKSMGSIINAGINSTLSRTLLTSGTTLLAAVPLVLLCEGAVRDLGIIAFCGVVIGTYSSIFISTIPLMGGDTGALKRKNEENPA, translated from the coding sequence ATGGTCCTGCGCATCATTCCTGATAGCATCAACTTTGATTTTGTAAGGCACGGGAAACTTGCCTTGTTTGCCAGCTTTGTTCTGCTGCTGAGTTCGGTATTGATTATTGTGCTCAAAGGCGTGACATTGGGGACGGACTTTACTGGTGGTGTAGTTGCCGATTTTCGCCTTAATGAAGGGCACACAAGTGTTGAGCGAGTACGTGCCGTGCTCTCCGATTCGGGGCTCAGCGGGCTCTCAGTACAGGGTGTTGGGGATGATGGTCAGGAATTTATGGTAATCTTTCGTGGCGCTATTGGCCCCAATGGTTCCGATGAGTTACAGCGCATAAAGAGCGCCCTGAACAGTATGGGTGCAATAACATACAGGCGGCTAGACTACGTGGGTGCACAGGTTGGTGGTGCACAGGTGGTACGAGGAATTGTGGCGGTGCTGTGCTCGTTAGTCGGGATGTTTCTGTATCTATGCTGCAGGTTTAGGTGGCAGTTTGCGGTTGGAGGGGTTTTGGCTTTGGTGCATGACGTCGTGATCACAATGGGGATAGTCAGTGCCACTGGAATTGAGTTCGGACTTCCAGCCACGGCTGGCATTTTGATGATTATCGGCTACTCGGTCAATGATTCTGTCGTGATATACGATAGGATTAGGGAGCTAATAAGCGGTAACGGCCTGTGCGGCAAGAGCATGGGTAGCATAATCAATGCTGGTATAAACTCCACACTGTCCAGGACCTTGCTTACGTCTGGTACTACACTGCTGGCCGCAGTGCCCCTAGTATTGTTATGTGAAGGTGCGGTGCGTGATTTGGGGATTATAGCATTCTGCGGCGTGGTTATAGGCACGTATTCGTCCATTTTCATATCTACTATTCCCCTTATGGGTGGCGACACAGGGGCTCTAAAACGCAAAAATGAAGAGAATCCTGCATAA
- the guaA gene encoding glutamine-hydrolyzing GMP synthase, with amino-acid sequence MSAIAIVDFGSQVTQLIARRVRELGAYSEVFPPSTDFQAMIGRGAEISAFVLSGGPNSVQQLHEVPKAVSDVLELNLHKGIPVLGICYGLQVLAHYFGADVEQGVAREFGRAQLDVVGPSSITEGVWSVGSKADVWMSHSDSIVGEAPQGFRVVARSADTGAIALICNDERKIYGMQFHPEVAHTPGGREMLDNFLKVVGCARDWTMGSFLHTQIDAIRSATGGGRVVAAISGGVDSSVASVLVHRAIGEGLLCVFVDTGLLRKGEASAVRDLFVDKLKMHVNVLDKSDLFMRRLAGVQDPEAKRKIIGETFIEVFEQEARALGDIKFLMQGTIYPDVIESGTGGSGTKIKSHHNVGGLPEVMNLSLIEPLRCLFKDEVRLLGEELGLPSAILGRHPFPGPGLAVRIIGEVTAERVGLLREIDNIYINMMREAGLYGHIWQAFAVLVPVRTVGVMGDGRTYGYVCALRAVTSSDGMTADCFPFGEDDERKLEFLTFLQKVSRAIVSNLQGVNRVVYDITSKPPATIEWE; translated from the coding sequence ATGTCTGCCATTGCCATAGTTGACTTTGGTTCGCAAGTAACCCAGCTAATAGCCAGAAGGGTGAGGGAGCTAGGTGCATATAGCGAGGTGTTCCCCCCAAGTACAGATTTTCAGGCCATGATTGGCCGTGGCGCCGAAATCAGCGCTTTCGTTCTTTCTGGGGGGCCGAATTCGGTCCAGCAACTGCATGAGGTTCCCAAAGCGGTGTCGGATGTGCTAGAGCTCAACCTCCATAAGGGCATACCCGTGCTAGGAATATGCTACGGTTTGCAGGTACTAGCGCACTACTTCGGAGCCGATGTAGAACAGGGTGTAGCCAGGGAATTTGGCAGGGCTCAATTGGACGTCGTTGGTCCTTCATCCATCACCGAAGGGGTATGGTCGGTGGGTAGCAAGGCGGACGTGTGGATGAGCCACTCTGATAGTATAGTGGGCGAAGCGCCGCAAGGTTTTAGGGTGGTGGCGCGCAGCGCGGATACTGGGGCTATAGCCCTTATATGTAACGATGAGCGCAAAATTTACGGCATGCAATTTCACCCAGAGGTAGCGCACACACCAGGTGGGCGTGAAATGCTGGACAACTTCTTAAAGGTTGTGGGTTGTGCTAGAGACTGGACTATGGGGTCATTCTTGCACACCCAGATTGATGCCATAAGGTCTGCCACCGGTGGTGGGCGCGTAGTGGCGGCTATAAGTGGAGGTGTTGACTCAAGTGTGGCGTCAGTGCTGGTTCACAGAGCAATAGGGGAAGGGTTGCTATGCGTGTTCGTTGACACTGGTTTATTGCGCAAAGGTGAAGCGAGTGCAGTAAGAGACCTTTTTGTTGACAAGCTCAAGATGCATGTGAATGTTCTGGATAAAAGTGACTTGTTCATGCGGCGCCTTGCGGGCGTTCAAGACCCGGAGGCAAAGCGTAAGATCATCGGTGAGACGTTCATTGAGGTTTTTGAACAAGAGGCGCGAGCCCTGGGTGACATCAAGTTCCTGATGCAGGGAACTATATATCCAGATGTTATAGAATCAGGCACAGGGGGATCTGGGACGAAAATTAAATCACATCACAATGTCGGCGGGCTGCCTGAAGTCATGAACTTGTCGCTAATAGAGCCGTTGCGCTGTCTGTTCAAGGATGAAGTGCGGTTGTTGGGTGAGGAGCTTGGCTTACCGTCAGCGATATTGGGCAGGCACCCGTTTCCAGGTCCGGGACTAGCGGTCAGGATTATTGGGGAGGTCACGGCGGAGCGAGTTGGATTACTTAGAGAAATAGACAACATCTACATAAACATGATGCGCGAGGCGGGGCTATATGGCCACATATGGCAGGCGTTTGCGGTCCTGGTGCCCGTGCGCACTGTTGGTGTTATGGGTGATGGCAGGACTTACGGGTATGTATGTGCGCTCAGGGCGGTAACTTCGAGTGATGGTATGACCGCAGACTGCTTTCCCTTCGGTGAAGACGACGAGAGGAAATTGGAGTTCCTTACATTTTTACAGAAAGTTAGTAGGGCTATTGTAAGCAATCTGCAGGGGGTGAATAGGGTAGTGTACGATATAACCTCAAAGCCTCCGGCAACGATCGAGTGGGAGTGA